In Quercus lobata isolate SW786 chromosome 12, ValleyOak3.0 Primary Assembly, whole genome shotgun sequence, a genomic segment contains:
- the LOC115970369 gene encoding uncharacterized protein LOC115970369, protein MSIVRLVTEDWVLESKRERLEVRPTLSFSDEDKAGTFQPHDDALVVTFRIGGYDVKRFLVDQGSRVEIMYLDLYNKLILKPKDLVSYDFPFVGFDGKTIILKGLISLPIQTGSEVVEVNFIVVDTYSPYTAILARPWLHTMVAVSSTLHLKVKYLSGGQVKELVGNQAMAR, encoded by the coding sequence ATGTCTATAGTGAGACTAGTTACTGAGGACTGGGTCCTAGAGTCTAAACGTGAGAGATTGGAAGTCCGACCAACGCTGAGCTTTTCCGATGAAGACAAGGCTGGGACTTTTCAACCACACGATGATGCCTTAGTAGTAACCTTTCGGATTGGAGGGTACGATGTGAAAAGGTTCCTGGTCGACCAAGGTAGTAGGGTAGAGATCATGTATCTCGATCTGTACAACAAACTTATTTTGAAACCCAAGGACTTAGTTAGCTACGATTTCCCTTTTGTAGGATTTGATGGAAAAACGATCATCCTGAAGGGCCTGATCAGTTTGCCTATTCAGACAGGATCTGAAGTGGTCGAAGTgaattttattgtagtggacACCTATTCACCTTATACTGCTATCTTAGCAAGACCATGGCTCCATACCATGGTGGCTGTTTCTTCAACTTTGCATTTGAAGGTGAAGTACCTTTCAGGGGGGCAGGTCAAGGAGTTGGTTGGAAATCAGGCCATGGCAAGGTAG